From the genome of Gemmatimonas phototrophica, one region includes:
- the radA gene encoding DNA repair protein RadA, which yields MAKAKTVYACTECGAQYPKWAGKCDSCGAWNTLAEEVVAAAPTSKRTAARAAGGVAGATVALGTVTSSDTPRWRTGLDEFDFVLGGGIVPGSMVLVGGEPGIGKSTLLLQVAARLEAAGQPTLYVSGEESALQVRLRADRLAEDASAVSLLTETSLETILATAAQPVGNGRKVNCLIIDSIQTVHTELLEGAPGNVGQVRECAARLMRFAKDTSTTVFVIGHVTKGGGIAGPKTLEHIVDTVLYFEGDGTLDHRVLRATKNRFGSVDEIGVFRMVGAGLIPVENPSALFLGDRRDVASGSAVCALMEGTRPVLVEVQALAAKAGFGTPQRVANGIDSRRLALLLAVLDKRGGFSCAQLDVFCNIVGGMRVQEPSVDLAIVAALASSVVDRPLPAQAIFLGELGLGGEVRPVSQVERRLAEAAKLGMTTAYLSDRALPRRAPGDMRLIGVRTLTEVLQRTVGKDAA from the coding sequence ATGGCCAAAGCGAAGACCGTGTACGCGTGCACGGAGTGTGGTGCGCAGTATCCCAAGTGGGCAGGGAAATGCGACAGCTGTGGCGCGTGGAATACGCTGGCCGAAGAAGTTGTGGCGGCCGCACCCACGAGCAAGCGCACGGCGGCGCGTGCGGCTGGTGGTGTGGCCGGCGCAACGGTGGCGTTGGGGACGGTCACATCCTCTGACACGCCACGGTGGCGCACGGGGCTCGACGAATTCGACTTCGTGCTGGGCGGCGGCATTGTTCCCGGAAGCATGGTGCTGGTCGGCGGCGAGCCTGGTATAGGCAAGAGCACCCTGCTGCTGCAAGTCGCCGCGCGATTGGAAGCAGCGGGACAGCCCACGTTGTATGTATCCGGCGAAGAGAGCGCGTTGCAGGTGCGACTGCGGGCAGATCGACTGGCCGAAGATGCGAGTGCCGTCTCGCTGCTTACGGAAACGTCGCTCGAAACCATCTTGGCGACCGCGGCGCAGCCGGTCGGCAACGGGCGCAAGGTGAACTGCCTGATCATCGATTCGATCCAAACCGTGCACACGGAACTGCTCGAGGGCGCACCGGGCAATGTGGGGCAGGTGCGGGAGTGTGCCGCCCGTCTCATGCGCTTTGCCAAGGATACGAGCACCACGGTGTTCGTCATCGGGCATGTGACCAAAGGCGGCGGCATTGCCGGTCCCAAAACGCTCGAGCACATCGTGGACACGGTGTTGTATTTCGAAGGCGATGGGACCCTCGACCACCGGGTGTTGCGCGCGACGAAGAATCGCTTCGGCAGTGTCGATGAGATAGGGGTGTTTCGCATGGTGGGCGCCGGACTGATCCCGGTGGAGAACCCGTCGGCGCTCTTCCTTGGCGACAGACGGGATGTTGCCAGTGGCAGCGCCGTCTGTGCGCTCATGGAAGGCACCCGTCCCGTGTTGGTGGAAGTGCAGGCGTTGGCCGCGAAAGCCGGCTTTGGTACGCCGCAACGCGTGGCCAACGGCATCGATTCGCGGCGTCTCGCCCTGTTGCTCGCCGTGCTCGACAAGCGCGGCGGGTTCTCGTGCGCGCAACTCGATGTCTTCTGCAACATCGTTGGTGGCATGCGTGTGCAGGAGCCCAGTGTTGATCTCGCCATTGTCGCGGCGCTTGCCTCGAGTGTGGTGGATCGCCCATTGCCGGCACAGGCCATCTTTCTGGGGGAGCTCGGTCTCGGCGGCGAGGTGCGACCGGTGTCGCAGGTGGAACGCCGCCTGGCCGAAGCCGCCAAGCTCGGCATGACCACGGCGTACCTGTCGGATCGGGCGTTGCCACGCCGGGCGCCCGGCGACATGCGGTTGATCGGGGTGCGTACGCTGACCGAGGTGTTGCAACGCACGGTCGGCAAGGATGCCGCGTGA